The following are encoded in a window of Pyrenophora tritici-repentis strain M4 chromosome 6, whole genome shotgun sequence genomic DNA:
- a CDS encoding Dimer-Tnp-hAT domain containing protein yields MPLRNLKRAAEGTPGPHGPHKRAKTAKGSASQPILMDDSQPELSIRTSPRKALAAAASQATEDAPFESQLRDAIPEATIQPPAEGSRAATEATSEAIEGGDDTGFDDEFTDNFDGIDWKRLPRFTKPLRTLKRNKSWVYQYGYRVASLREPHRTFFVCKYCHHRKIFCAYPEVTKSTSNAINHLAQKLLGHGYDRKGKLDSITLPRGQTTLKMMTEGGVDVPQGVANELGNFDVQRFRYAAVTWLVDNNHPLREFETPAFRQMIEFANPEAADALWVSHNSVASFVMRLYRYMEPQVVQMLSSAISKIHISFDGWTTKGGKRGFFGVVAHFADADGTIRDLPIALPQLTGAHTGERIAEVVGNIIDVFGITRSQLGYFVLDNAYANDTAVTKLAQRFEFTASHHRLRCGPHTLNLVGQMIIFGFDKDAYDNDQDEHKTEAAYLQEWRQQGPLGVLIDIINYIQTPQQHDLFADCQRRVNAKAPDQKQEILEPVKPVVTRWNSFHDTFVRAAKLHNAVDEYAQSHIERTMGADAYARSRNNKLTKVPAWMRSNGLTADDWAVITQYISVLEPLKEATKRLEARGKAGRFGAIYEVIPVFEAVLAVYEQLLKNHESVDYNANSAPEDHLPINLRAAWAKLNAYYTKLDESPAYFAATCLHPYYKNYCENSWRDKPSWLEANNAGLKQLWAFYKPQIQRQSRPPVRLSSGINDAINALVNAEPYGIVEVTEMDELERWRRFELRWTQEQFEQGSNPVSYWISLRPKYPNLARMAIDILTIPASSCECERLFSELGDLLEPRRRKIGSQLLAAIQCIRSWRDAGFKPPSDYNSGDVTDAEVAAIYEICKWDSEA; encoded by the coding sequence ATGCCGCTTCGTAACCTAAAACGCGCCGCCGAGGGCACCCCCGGCCCCCACGGCCCCCACAAGCGCGCCAAAACAGCTAAAGGCAGTGCATCGCAGCCTATCCTGATGGACGATTCGCAGCCTGAGCTGTCTATCCGCACCTCGCCACGTAAAGccctagctgctgcagcaaGCCAGGCCACCGAAGACGCGCCGTTCGAGTCGCAGTTGCGCGACGCTATACCAGAAGCTACTATACAACCGCCGGCCGAGGGTAGTAGGGCTGCTACGGAGGCTACAAGTGAGGCTATCGAAGGCGGGGATGATACTGGCTTTGATGACGAGTTTACGgacaactttgacggcattgatTGGAAGCGTTTACCGCGTTTTACGAAGCCGCTGCGTACGTTGAAGCGCAACAAAAGTTGGGTATATCAGTACGGTTACCGCGTTGCCTCTCTCCGTGAGCCTCATCGTACGTTCTTTGtttgcaaatactgccatcATCGTAAGATCTTTTGCGCCTATCCAGAGGTTACAAAGTCGACCAGTAACGCTATCAACCACCTCGCGCAGAAGCTACTTGGCCACGGCTACGATCGCAAGGGCAAACTGGATTCGATTACACTACCGCGAGGCCAAACGACGCTTAAGATGATGACCGAGGGCGGTGTCGATGTACCTCAAGGCGTCGCTAACGAGCTcggaaacttcgacgtacagcGCTTTCGATACGCCGCTGTTACGTGGCTTGTCGACAATAACCACCCTCTCCGCGAGTTCGAAACGCCTGCGTTTAGGCAGATGATAGAGTTTGCCAACCCGGAGGCAGCTGACGCGCTGTGGGTAAGTCACAACAGTGTAGCTAGCTTCGTGATGAGGCTGTATCGCTATATGGAGCCGCAGGTTGTTCAGATGCTCTCGTCGGCTATTAGTAAaatccatataagcttcgatggctggacgacaaaaggcggcaagcgcggcttctttggagttgTTGCTCATTTTGCTGACGCCGACGGCACTATCAGGGACCTACCTAtcgcgctgcctcagcttacgggcgcccacacgggcgagaggatagctgAAGTTGTTGGCAATATAATCGATGTCTTCGGTATAACACGTAGCCAGcttgggtactttgtgctcgacaACGCGTACGCTAATGACACCGCCGTCACCAAACTCGCCCAACGCTTTGAATTTACAGCAAGCCAtcaccgcctccgctgcggccctcacacacTTAACTTAGTCGGACAGATGATTATCTTCGGCTTTGATAAGGACGCGTACGATAATGATCAGGACGAGCACAAAACAGAGGCAGCCTACCTACAAGAATGGCGGCAGCAAGGTCCGCTTGGTGTACTaatcgatatcatcaacTACATCCAAACACCGCAACAACACGATCTTTTTGCCGATTGCCAGCGCCGTGTTAACGCTAAGGCTCCCGACCAAAAGCAGGAAATACTCGAGCCGGTAAAGCCAGTCGTCACGCGCTGGAACAGCTTTCACGACACCTTTGTACGCGCCGCAAAACTCCATAACGCCGTTGATGAGTACGCCCAAAGCCACATCGAAAGGACGATGGGCGCCGACGCGTACGCGCGTAGCCGTAACAATAAGCTCACTAAAGTACCAGCTTGGATGAGATCTAATGGGCTTACGGCTGACGATTGGGCGGTAATAACCCAGTATATATCAGTGTTGGAGCCGCTAAAGGAGGCgacaaaacggcttgaagctCGCGGTAAAGCTGGCCGTTTCGGCGCGATATACGAGGTTATACCTGTCTTCGAAGCTGTACTTGCCGTGTACGAGCAGCTACTTAAAAACCACGAAAGCGTCGACTATAATGCCAATAGCGCGCCAGAAGATCACCTTCCTATCAACCTACGCGCAGCTTGGGCAAAGCTTAACGCGTATTACACTAAGCTCGACGAATCACCCGCATACTTTGCcgctacctgcctccacccatactacaagaactactgtgagaacagctggcgcgacaaaccgaGCTGGCTTGAGGCAAACAACGCTGGGTTGAAACAACTTTGGGCGTTCTATAAGCCGCAAATACAGCGCCAAAGTCGCCCACCAGTGCGGCTCTCAAGTGGTATCAacgacgccatcaacgcgcTCGTTAATGCGGAGCCTTATGGCATTGTTGAGGTGACAGAGATGGATGAGCTGGAGCGTTGGCGACGGTTTGAACTCCGctggacgcaggagcagttcGAACAAGGTAGTAATCCTGTTAGCTATTGGATAAGCCTACGCCCAAAGTATCCTAACCTAGCGCGTATGGCGATCGATATATTAACAATACCAGCCTCAAGTTGTGAGTGCGAGCGGCTGTTCAGCGAGCTCGGTGATTTATTAGAGCCAAGGCGACGCAAAATTGGGTCACAACTGCTTGCAGCAATACAGTGTATACGAAGCTGGCGCGACGCTGGCTTTAAGCCTCCATCTGATTACAACTCAGGCGATGTAACTGACGCTGAGGTAGCTGCAATATACGAAATATGCAAGTGGGACAGCGAAGCTTAG
- a CDS encoding UBN2 multi-domain protein, which yields MAAEKEEWKIPQLTAENHDTWFRRNKVKLKGKKVFYVCEKNLVQHCQIATASRLTEAMEELEIAETDKHTKIRVNIEKRDKYLEDEATAIDLLFRSLSEDDQALIDEYDTAFQFWAYLQKKYTQTDATTANIYMTRIQTFTFNPGNTIVGSWEKLKDYRRKLVAADADTNGAYKDSALLLVLIRSLPKEFKTTIDTLNAQLNLTVEQKLKFLEEKEVRDQQDANEKALPAFRKTEKYVPPYRRRNHKNSPLSSDSESGAKFTVQCFLCDGAHGVRDCPRRERARKLLKEYDAKKSSKLLVKTPKQRNSHKRTGKAYGAEEVNSESDELSETSDSEPEEIETCRLSKDIVGKASPSTWAADTGASSHMSDQPSLFRRMIKIKRRVVRVGGGELYADWKGEAQVVCKDGSSTWLSEVLLVPNLGVNLLSGRRICAASLKGRFNSHALYFKLGKKVIIEATMDDGLYVVSHIADGYQETAFLGTELHAPVKSELKVNEKERYLLYHRRFAHLGPAKIAKLHEVTTLQKKIQVPEKIEICEVCSLTKMKNSIPKQLREHKATKLALVQFDIAGPFPTSLRGNRWFLLIIDSYTRKNWVIPLKKKGDAQRELQIWKTFVEHQTGEKVKAAGTDNAPELLQQAEEWRVTQGVEIQPTTIASSHQNGPAERNIQTAEADMRAMLKDAGLPIEFWDEAVEADAYLRNRTNTGPTINGKQVSPEEAFTGTKPSIDHIRVWGSKCYSYINPKTIPADQRHDKLVDRGRVGVFMGYSETTNKQFKFYSPELGYTSRTSRLSVDEYTPGGKVELRLRNIPAGPQGTQNTMPDRKPRGRPRKDLESSPAEPMEPPPAKSMELSPAEPIEPSPVELMEPSPVELMEPSPVELMEPSPVEPMEPSPAEIVEPVPENPIELSSAELTPEPVKRHRGRPGKLTTIPPTAPSDERVPNLVDEEGPEEPYTQSVREEEAPRYFTRQAKRKRSNEEVVEDERFSKIVKAMLAQAGLIEEQTRLSEKAFAATEIAGIQIPQTHEQAINDPKYGKQWKAAILEEIIALMENRTWEEVPKPKDANMVDSKWVFTVKTNLDGTVERFKARLVARGFTQVHGTDYNETFAPTVRMDTLRLFMATVAAENLECFHFDIKNAFTESHLKEEIFLKQPQGVEVKKGYVLKVLRSLYGLKQAARDWNLLIKKELLAWGFVQSLADPCMFIHEEKQLRILVYVDDIAVAAKDRAQIDWFYKKLSGRFNTKNLGEIHKILGVRVTRDRKRRTIYLDQEQYIHAVLDKFGMSSKQHRDKKIPSADYTSFRPATNNDTRIDITEYQQVIGSLMFAMVLTRPDIAFTLGKLSQYMSDPAEHHGHALKNLLRYLRSTVTMKLRYGPGGVHSQFVIYSDADWASDMVDRKSVSGSTAMFYGGPISWSSKKQRSVATSSCESEYIALSTCCKQGQWIAQMFRDLGFPKYIGKDTNKVQMLGDNQGAIALTKNPHLHERSKHIDVCYHFIRDLAEQGKLDVAYVPTVDMVADGMTKPLQRVAFEKFKNQLGVVLRPDLP from the coding sequence atggctgcagagaaggaagaatggaagatcCCCCAGCTCACAGCCgaaaaccacgatacttggtttcgccgaaacaaggtcaagcttaaggggaagaaagtcttctatgtctgcgagaaaaaTCTGGTACAGCACTGTCAAATAGCAACAGCTAGTAGACTaacggaggctatggaagagttggaaattgctgaaACAGACAAGCATACCaagatccgcgtcaacattgaaaaaagagacaagtacctagaagatgaagccactgcaatcgatctcttgtttcggtcgcttaGCGAGGATGACCAAGCCCTCATTGACGAATACGATACTGCCTTCCAAttctgggcctacctacaaaagaagtacacccaaactgacgccACAACTGCCAACATATACATGACTagaattcaaacgttcacattTAATCCCGGGAACACGattgttggatcatgggaGAAGCTAAAGGACTACCGACGTAAACTTGTAGCAGCAGACGCCgacaccaacggagcttacaaggactctgcactactactcgttcttatCAGATCACTTCCGAAAGAATTCaagactacgattgacaccttaaacgcccaacttaacctcacggttgaacagaaacttaagtttctggaagagaaggaggttcgagaccagcaagacgccaACGAAAAAGCTCTTCCAGCATTCCGaaagacggagaagtatgttccgCCTTACAGGCGTCGAAATCATAAGAACTCGccactatcgtctgactccgaatctggtGCCAAATTCACggtccaatgcttcctttgtgatggagcccatggcgtacgagactgcccaagacgtgagagagctcgaaagctccttaaggaatacgacgctaagaaatcatctaagcTGCTCGTTAAGACACCTAAGCAAAGGAATTCCCACAAAAGgactggcaaagcatatggagccgaagaagtcaattcagagtcagatgaattatctgagacctcagactccgaacccgaggaaattgagacatgccgtctctcaaaagacatcgtcggtaaggcctctccatctacctgggctgccgacactggcgcaTCCTCTcacatgtctgaccaaccctcattATTTAGACGAATGATTAAGATCAAACGAAGAGTCgttcgggttggagggggagaattatatgcggactggaaaggagaagctcaagtggtgtgtaaggatggatcgtcgacatggctgtcagaagtactgcttgtacctaaccttggagtcaatttgttatcaggaagaagaatttgcgcagcaagcctgaagggtcgtttcaattcacacgCACTATActtcaaactaggaaagAAGGTTATTATTgaagcaactatggacgacggcctctacgtagtgtcacacattgccgatggataccaAGAAACAGCATTTCTAGGCACGGAACTCCATGcaccagttaagagcgagcttaaggttaatgaaaaggagagatacttgctgtatcacagacgcttcgcacacctaggacctGCAAAGATTGCTaaactccacgaagttacaactctccagaagaagattcaagttccagagaagatagaaatctgcgaagtgtgttcTCTGACGAAaatgaagaacagcatccctaagcagctGAGAGAGCATaaggccacgaagctagccttagtacagtttgacattgcaggaccctttccaacatctctgcgaggaaacaggtggttcctccTTATTATTGACAGTTACACGCGAaaaaactgggttatcccgctgaagaaaaagggagacgcacaaAGGGAACTCCAaatctggaagacctttgtagaacatcaaactggcgaAAAGGTTAAAGCTGCTGGAACTGACAACgcaccagaacttctacagcaagccgaggaatggagagttacacagggcgtggaaattcagcctacaacaattgcttcctcacaccagaatggaccagctgagcgaaacatccaaaccgctgaagctgatatgagagcaatgctgaaagacgctggtttaccaattgagttttgggatgaagctgtcgaagcagacgcatacctGCGAAACCGCACAAACACAGGACCCACgatcaatggaaagcaagtcagtcctgaagaggcattcacaggaacgaaaccatccattgaccacatccgtgtatgggggagcaaatgctattcTTACATCAACCCCaaaacgattccagcagaccaacgacatgacaagctcgtggaccgtggcagaGTTGGAGTATTcatgggatattctgagacaacaaacaagcagttcaagttctattcgccagagcttggatacacctcaaggacaagccgattatcagtggacgaatacacccctggaggaaaagttgaactacgactgcgaaacataccagctggaccacaagggacgcagaatacgatgccagaccgaaaaccaagaggaagacctaggaaggatctggaatcatctcctgcagaaccaatggaaccacCTCCTGCCAAATCAATGGAACtatctcctgcagaaccaatagaaccatctcctgtcgaactaatggaaccatctcctgtcgaactaatggaaccatctcctgtcgaactaatggaaccatctcctgtcgaaccaatggaaccatctcctgcagaaaTAGTGGAGCCAGTTCCCGAGAACCCAATAGAACTGTCGtcggcagagctaactcCCGAACCAGTTaagcgtcacagaggaagaccagGGAAGCTAACGACTATTCCCcctactgcaccatctgatgagcgggttcctaatcttgtgGACGAAGAGGGACCCGAAGAACCGTAtacccagtctgtacgagaagaggaggctccacgatacttcaccagacaagccaaacgaaagaggtctaacgaagaggttgttgaggacgagagatttagcaagatcgttaaagctatgctagcccaagCTGGCCTTAtagaagagcaaacacgactatctgagaaggcttttgcagcaaccgagatcgcaggaatccagatcccccagacacacgagcaagctatcaacgacccaaagtatggaaagcaatggaaagcagcaatacttgaagagataatcgcgttaatggagaatcgaacctgggaggaagttccaaagccaaaagacgcgaacatggttgattcaaagtgggtttttacagtcaaaacaaatctcgacgggactgttgagaggtttaaggcacgccttgtggcaagaggttttacgcaagtacacggaacagactacaacgagactttCGCCCCGACAGTTcgcatggacaccttacgtctgtttatggccactgtcgcagcggaaaacctAGAATGTTTTCACTTTGACATCAAGAATGCTTTCACAGAGTCGCAtttgaaggaagagatctttcttaagcaaccccaGGGAGTAGAAGTTAAGaaaggatacgtccttaAAGTTCTCCGCAGCCTATATGGACTCAAACAAGCTGCTCGTGACTGGAACTTGTTaataaagaaagaacttctggcatggggattcgtgCAAAGCCTTGCCGacccgtgcatgtttatccacgaagaaaaacaactccgtatcctcgtctacgttgacgacattgctgttgccgcaaaagatcgagctcaaattgattggttctacaagaagctttctggaagattcaacaccaagaacctaggggagattcataagatccttggagtacgagttacgcgagacagaaagcgccgcacaatctacctcgatcaagaacagtacatacacgcagtacttgacaagtttggaatgtctagcaaacaacacagagacaagaagattccatcCGCAGATTACACGTcatttaggccagccactaacaacgacacccgaatcgacatcactgaataccagcaagtgatagggagccttatgtttgctatggttcttacacgcccagacattgcattcaccctcggaaagctaagccaatacatgagcgatccagcagaacatcatggccatgcgttgaagaacctgctacgatatctaaggTCGACAGTAACAAtgaagctacgctacggaccagggggagtacactcgcaatttgtcatctactctgatgctgactgggcaagcgacatggtagaccgaaagagcgtttcagggagcactgcaatgttctacggaggtccaatatcatggtctagcaagaagcaacggtctgttgcaacgtcaagctgcgaatctgaatacatcgcactatcaacatgctgtaagcaaggccagtggattgctcaaatgttcagagatcttgggttcccaaagtacattggaaaagacaccaacaaggtccagatgctaggagataaccagggtgccattgcacttacaaagaaccctcaccttcacgaaagatcaaagcacatcgacgtctgttatcattttatcagagacctagcagaacaaggtAAACTCGACGTGGCCTACGTGCCAACTGTAGAtatggtggctgatggaatgacaaagccgttgcagcgagtcgcattcgagaaattcaagaaccaattaggagttgtccttagaccggacctgccctga
- a CDS encoding cytosolic phospholipase A2 zeta — MAGYRNTHNAGQLWLRGTRRSLHSARTRIYKSKAAALGIRYGPPSLIATAATSFLSSGYSPFPVSHPIQLDAPSMKRWISSGNDEEKTETTSAGEAEEQMNEEGSRKSGDQDAPPQTRVAKGYSEEDEEAGTAKSAWQTIADKFPSSPSPSAIGDTIIDYIVPNWVKVLPGFIRKLQNELSMAPGSLAEEIWYEANDPEINPEIIWDASVRVSDELCQEEKSFLEKRAQFTKAALARYLDIPEAKIHPDDVPVIAMCGSGGGLRALVAGTSSYLSSKEHGLFDCATYTAGVSGSCWLQTLYYSDLTQRSHAKIIRHLKNRLGVHIAFPPDALELLVSAPTNKYLLSGLVEKAKGIPDADFGLVDIYGALLAARLLVPKGELSVSEYDFKVSYQRRFTDNGSQPLPIYTAVRHEIPLAEQSGETDRIAAEAKARREAWFQWFEFTPYEMWCEELSAGIPTWAMGRRFENGRTVWRDNGLALPEVRVPLLMGIWGSAFCATLSHYYREIRPLMKSLTGLGGSIDAMIAERDDDLVKVHPIDPAAMPNYALGMREFLPKTCPESIHVQKNFQFMDAGMSNNLPIYPLLRPGRNVDILVAFDASADVKTDNWLKVTEGYARQRGIKGWPVGAGWPPDEEPIEELKEDLDRASAKTPQQAQEKLDEAQDAGSTQEPSAKTNKKSNDLGYCNIWVGSTEERTHDPSDNASPSTPPSPTKQATEDWELMHPSSGITVIYFPFLANPKVPNVDPKVSDFMSTWNFVYTPEQIDSVVELARANFDEGAERTKRTVRAVYERKKALREQREKEERERRWS, encoded by the exons ATGGCCGGCTATAGGAACACGCACAACGCGGGGCAGCTTTGGCTGCGCGGGACGCGTCGGAG CCTACATAGCGCGCGTACACGTATATACAAGTCCAAAGCCGCCGCTCTGGGTATTCGCTATGGCCCTCCATCACTCATTGCGACAGCCGCCACTAGCTTCTTATCTTCCGGATACTCCCCGTTCCCGGTGTCCCATCCGATTCAGCTCGATGCTCCATCCATGAAACGATGGATCTCAAGCGGAAATGACGAAGAAAAGACCGAGACGACATCTGCAGGGGAGGCGGAGGAACAGATGAACGAGGAAGGCTCGCGCAAGTCGGGCGACCAGGATGCACCACCACAGACGCGCGTCGCAAAGGGATACAGCGAAGAGGATGAAGAAGCTGGAACAGCCAAATCAGCCTGGCAGACCATTGCCGACAAGTTCCCGAGCTCGCCGTCACCCTCTGCCATTGGCGACACTATCATTGACTATATTGTTCCGAACTGGGTTAAGGTTCTCCCTGGCTTCATTCGCAAGTTGCAGAATGAACTCTCAATGGCACCGGGATCGTTGGCAGAGGAGATATGGTACGAGGCAAACGATCCCGAGATCAACCCCGAGATTATATGGGACGCCTCAGTGAGAGTCTCGGACGAGCTGTGCCAGGAAGAAAAGTCGTTTTTGGAAAAGAGGGCACAGTTCACCAAGGCAGCACTTGCGCGATATCTCGATATTCCGGAAGCCAAGATACACCCAGACGACGTTCCTGTCATCGCCATGTGCGGATCTGGTGGCGGACTGCGCGCTCTTGTCGCAGGTACATCATCGTATCTCTCCTCCAAGGAACACGGCCTCTTTGACTGCGCCACATACACGGCGGGTGTCAGTGGTAGTTGCTGGCTCCAGACCCTCTACTACTCAGATCTTACTCAACGCAGCCACGCCAAAATCATCCGACATCTCAAGAACAGGCTCGGTGTGCATATTGCCTTTCCACCCGATGCGCTTGAACTTCTTGTCAGTGCGCCAACAAACAAATACCTGTTGAGTGGACTTGTGGAAAAGGCGAAAGGTATTCCTGACGCCGACTTTGGACTCGTCGACATCTACGGCGCGTTGCTCGCTGCCCGCTTGCTCGTACCAAAGGGAGAACTCTCTGTCAGCGAGTATGATTTCAAGGTTTCCTACCAACGACGCTTTACAGACAACGGCTCACAACCTCTCCCAATCTACACTGCCGTCCGACACGAGATACCTCTTGCTGAACAGTCGGGAGAAACAGACCGGATTGCTGCAGAAGCAAAGGCCAGGAGAGAGGCATGGTTTCAGTGGTTCGAATTCACTCCATACGAGATGTGGTGTGAGGAGCTTTCAGCCGGTATTCCCACCTGGGCCATGGGTCGTCGATTCGAGAACGGAAGGACAGTCTGGCGCGATAACGGTTTGGCCTTACCAGAAGTGCGCGTTCCACTTCTCATGGGTATCTGGGGATCTGCCTTCTGTGCAACACTATCACACTACTACCGCGAGATCCGACCTCTCATGAAGAGTCTCACAGGTCTGGGCGGCAGCATAGACGCCATGATTGCCGAGCGCGACGATGACCTCGTCAAAGTCCATCCCATCGACCCCGCCGCCATGCCCAACTACGCCCTCGGCATGCGCGAGTTCCTCCCCAAAACATGTCCGGAGAGTATTCATGTACAAAAGAACTTCCAATTCATGGACGCCGGCATGTCCAACAACCTACCCATCTACCCACTCCTCCGCCCGGGCCGCAACGTAGACATACTCGTCGCCTTCGACGCCTCCGCCGACGTCAAAACCGACAACTGGCTCAAAGTAACCGAAGGCTACGCCCGTCAACGCGGCATAAAAGGATGGCCCGTAGGCGCCGGCTGGCCCCCCGATGAGGAGCCCATCGAAGAGCTAAAAGAAGATCTCGACCGCGCCTCAGCAAAGACCCCGCAACAAGCCCAAGAAAAGCTCGACGAAGCCCAAGACGCTGGCAGCACCCAAGAACCATCGGCCAAAACCAACAAAAAGTCAAACGACCTCGGCTACTGCAACATCTGGGTCGGCAGCACCGAAGAACGCACCCACGACCCCTCCGACAATGCCTCCCCCTCCACCCCACCGTCCCCCACAAAACAAGCTACAGAAGACTGGGAGCTAATGCACCCTTCCTCCGGCATAACCGTAATCTACTTCCCCTTCCTCGCCAACCCTAAAGTCCCCAACGTCGATCCTAAAGTCAGCGATTTCATGTCAACCTGGAACTTTGTCTACACGCCCGAGCAAATCGACTCCGTTGTCGAGCTCGCACGCGCGAACTTCGATGAGGGTGCTGAGAGAACGAAGAGAACAGTTAGGGCCGTGTATGAGCGGAAGAAGGCGTTGAGGGAGCAGAGGGAGAAGGAAGAGAGGGAACGGCGGTGGAG TTAG